Proteins encoded together in one Streptomyces sp. NBC_01216 window:
- a CDS encoding cytochrome P450: MNAAPENLFAPESPDFVADPYPAYAALRAGGRAHWYAPTRQWLIPHYEDVSALLRDRRLGRTYLHRFTHEEFGRQAPPAAHEPFHTLNDHGLLDLEAPDHTRIRRLVSKAFTPRTVERLVPTVRGLAAGLVDGLVERGGGDLLAEVAEPLPVAVIAEMLGVPEEDEERGRLRPWSADICGMFELNPSKETARRAVNASIEFSGYLRELIERRRAKPGDDLISALVGVAELTEQEMISTCVLLLNAGHEATVNTTANGWWTLLRHPEQLARLRAEPERLLPTAVEEVLRYDTPLQMFERWVLDDIEVGGQVIPRGSEVALLFGSANRDPARFGPAADVLDLARADNPHITFGAGIHYCLGAPLARLELTAVFAELLRKAPRLRLAAEPRWKPGYVIRGVEELRVAL; the protein is encoded by the coding sequence ATGAACGCCGCACCCGAGAACCTCTTCGCCCCCGAGTCCCCGGACTTCGTCGCCGACCCCTACCCCGCGTACGCCGCGCTGCGCGCCGGGGGCCGCGCGCACTGGTACGCGCCGACCCGGCAATGGCTGATCCCGCACTACGAGGACGTGTCCGCGCTGCTGCGCGACCGGCGGCTCGGCCGCACCTATCTGCATCGCTTCACCCACGAGGAGTTCGGCCGCCAGGCGCCTCCGGCGGCGCACGAGCCCTTCCACACCCTGAACGACCACGGCTTGCTCGACCTGGAGGCGCCGGACCACACGCGGATCCGGCGGCTCGTCTCGAAGGCGTTCACCCCGCGGACCGTGGAGCGGCTGGTGCCGACGGTGCGCGGCCTGGCCGCGGGCCTGGTCGACGGCTTGGTGGAGCGGGGCGGTGGCGATCTCCTCGCGGAGGTGGCGGAGCCCCTGCCGGTCGCGGTGATCGCGGAGATGCTGGGCGTCCCGGAGGAGGACGAGGAGCGGGGGCGCCTGCGACCCTGGTCGGCGGACATCTGCGGGATGTTCGAGCTGAACCCGTCGAAGGAGACGGCCCGCCGCGCGGTGAACGCCTCGATCGAGTTCTCCGGGTACCTGCGCGAGCTGATCGAGCGGCGTCGCGCGAAGCCGGGCGATGACCTGATCTCCGCCCTGGTCGGGGTGGCGGAACTCACCGAGCAGGAGATGATCTCCACCTGTGTGCTGCTGCTCAACGCGGGCCACGAGGCGACGGTCAACACCACGGCCAACGGCTGGTGGACGCTGCTGCGACACCCGGAGCAGCTGGCACGGCTGCGCGCGGAGCCGGAGCGACTGCTGCCCACGGCCGTGGAGGAGGTCCTCCGGTACGACACTCCGCTCCAGATGTTCGAGCGCTGGGTCCTCGACGACATCGAGGTCGGCGGCCAGGTCATCCCGAGGGGCTCCGAGGTCGCTCTCCTCTTCGGCTCGGCCAACCGCGACCCGGCCCGCTTCGGTCCGGCCGCCGACGTCCTGGACCTGGCCCGCGCCGACAACCCGCACATCACCTTCGGTGCCGGTATCCACTACTGCCTGGGAGCTCCGCTGGCACGGCTGGAACTGACGGCCGTCTTCGCTGAACTCCTGCGCAAGGCGCCGCGGCTGCGGCTCGCCGCGGAGCCGCGCTGGAAGCCGGGATACGTCATTCGGGGCGTCGAGGAACTGCGGGTCGCGCTGTAG
- a CDS encoding ABC transporter permease → MSAFTVPLTGTGTLARLALRRDRLTTPLWVLVVGGLVAAGASSLEGLYGSAAQRSELAASMNANRSMRSLYGPVFDDSVGGLVAWRFSTLAAVLAAVMSLVIVIRHTREEEETGRQEMLSAGMVGRRAPLTAALLAALAANTAVALLITAALAGQGAGGALALGLAVGATGMLFATTAAIVAQLTESARLAKGATAAVLGLAFVLRAAGDTGTADGGSLLTWLSPVGWSENVRAFAGERWWVLALAGGATVVQAALAYGLAERRDLGMSFLPARPGPAVGRLGTAGALAWRLQRGSVLGWSLGFLVGGLVFGGMAEGAADLVGDNERAREIFERMGGQSALTDAFLATIVGLFGMIAALYAVGSVLRLHAEETSGRGEPVLANAVGRLRWAAGHLVIAFGGSVWIMLLAGVGLRLSYGRDLGPVLGASLAQLPAVWTLAGLAVLLWGAAPKAAGAAWGAAGLALLLGWVGPALDLPRSVLELSPFGHLPKLPGPETDWAPLLVLTVLAAALTAAGLASLRRRDLSG, encoded by the coding sequence ATGAGCGCCTTCACGGTCCCGCTCACCGGTACCGGCACCCTGGCCCGGCTCGCCCTGCGCCGGGACCGGTTGACCACGCCGCTGTGGGTCCTCGTGGTCGGCGGTCTGGTGGCCGCCGGGGCGAGTTCGCTGGAGGGCCTCTACGGCAGCGCGGCCCAGCGCTCCGAACTGGCCGCGTCGATGAACGCCAACCGTTCGATGCGCTCGCTCTACGGACCGGTCTTCGACGACTCCGTCGGCGGGCTCGTCGCCTGGCGGTTCAGCACCCTCGCCGCCGTACTCGCCGCCGTGATGAGCCTGGTCATCGTCATCCGGCACACCCGGGAGGAGGAGGAGACGGGCCGCCAGGAAATGCTCTCCGCGGGGATGGTGGGGCGGCGGGCCCCGCTGACCGCGGCGCTGCTGGCAGCGCTGGCCGCCAACACGGCCGTCGCGCTTCTCATCACCGCCGCCCTGGCCGGCCAGGGCGCGGGCGGGGCACTCGCGCTCGGCCTCGCGGTCGGCGCGACCGGCATGCTCTTCGCCACCACGGCGGCGATCGTCGCCCAGCTGACCGAGAGCGCCCGGCTCGCCAAGGGCGCCACGGCGGCCGTCCTGGGGCTCGCCTTCGTCCTGCGGGCGGCGGGGGACACAGGCACGGCCGACGGCGGGTCCCTGCTGACCTGGCTGTCCCCGGTCGGCTGGAGCGAGAACGTCCGCGCCTTCGCCGGGGAACGCTGGTGGGTCCTCGCGCTGGCCGGCGGCGCCACGGTCGTCCAGGCGGCCCTGGCGTACGGGCTGGCCGAGCGGCGCGACCTCGGCATGAGCTTCCTGCCGGCCCGGCCGGGCCCGGCGGTGGGACGGCTCGGTACCGCGGGCGCACTGGCCTGGCGGCTCCAGCGCGGCTCCGTCCTCGGCTGGTCCCTCGGGTTCCTGGTCGGCGGGCTCGTCTTCGGCGGGATGGCGGAGGGTGCCGCCGACCTCGTCGGGGACAACGAACGGGCCCGGGAGATATTCGAACGGATGGGCGGGCAGAGTGCGCTGACGGACGCGTTCCTGGCCACGATCGTCGGACTCTTCGGAATGATCGCGGCGCTGTACGCGGTGGGCTCGGTCCTGCGCCTGCACGCGGAGGAGACCTCCGGGCGGGGCGAACCGGTTCTCGCCAACGCGGTGGGGCGACTGCGGTGGGCCGCCGGACACCTGGTGATCGCCTTCGGCGGGTCGGTCTGGATCATGCTGCTCGCCGGAGTCGGCCTCCGCCTCTCCTACGGGAGGGACCTCGGCCCGGTCCTGGGCGCGTCGCTCGCCCAGCTCCCGGCGGTCTGGACCCTCGCGGGCCTTGCGGTCCTGCTGTGGGGCGCCGCCCCGAAGGCGGCGGGCGCGGCCTGGGGAGCGGCCGGACTGGCGCTGCTGCTGGGCTGGGTCGGACCGGCCCTGGACCTGCCCCGGAGCGTGCTGGAACTGTCGCCCTTCGGTCACCTGCCGAAGCTGCCGGGCCCGGAGACGGACTGGGCCCCCCTCCTGGTCCTCACCGTCCTCGCGGCGGCGCTGACGGCGGCGGGTCTCGCGAGCCTGCGCCGCCGGGACCTGTCCGGCTGA
- a CDS encoding ABC transporter ATP-binding protein yields the protein MTKAITVAGLHKSFGRTHALDGLDLAVETGEVHGFLGPNGAGKSTALRVLLGLLRADSGSCRVLGRDPWRDAVALHRRIAYVPGDVTLWRNLSGGEVIDLHGRLRGGLDKARRAELTERFELDPTKKGRTYSKGNRQKVALVAAFASDVDLLVLDEPTSGLDPLMEEVFQRCVAEERDRGRTVLLSSHLLSEVESLCDRVSIIRGGRTVESGSLADLRHLTRTSVTAELAGTPDGLAHLPGVHDLDVRGHRVRLRVDTDKLDAVLRSLTETGVRSLTSTPPTLEELFLRHYADDATAVSAR from the coding sequence ATGACGAAGGCAATCACCGTGGCCGGACTACACAAGTCGTTCGGCCGGACCCACGCGCTGGACGGCCTCGACCTCGCCGTCGAGACGGGCGAGGTCCACGGATTCCTCGGGCCCAACGGCGCCGGGAAGTCCACCGCGCTGCGTGTCCTCCTGGGCCTGCTGCGCGCTGACTCGGGCAGCTGCCGGGTCCTCGGCCGGGACCCCTGGCGCGACGCCGTCGCGCTGCACCGCCGCATCGCCTACGTCCCCGGTGACGTGACGCTCTGGCGCAACCTCTCCGGCGGCGAGGTCATCGATCTGCACGGCAGGCTGCGCGGCGGGCTGGACAAGGCCCGTCGGGCCGAACTGACCGAACGGTTCGAGCTCGACCCGACGAAGAAGGGCCGGACGTACTCCAAGGGAAACCGCCAGAAGGTCGCCCTGGTCGCCGCGTTCGCCTCCGACGTCGACCTGCTGGTCCTCGACGAGCCCACCAGCGGCCTCGACCCGCTGATGGAGGAGGTCTTCCAGCGCTGCGTCGCCGAGGAACGCGACCGGGGACGGACCGTGCTGCTGTCGTCGCACCTCCTCAGCGAGGTCGAGAGCCTCTGCGACCGGGTCAGCATCATCCGCGGAGGACGTACGGTGGAGAGCGGCTCCCTGGCGGATCTGCGCCATCTGACCCGGACGAGCGTCACGGCCGAACTCGCCGGAACACCCGACGGACTCGCCCACCTGCCCGGCGTCCACGACCTCGACGTCCGCGGGCACCGGGTCCGGCTCCGGGTCGACACCGACAAGCTGGACGCCGTACTGCGTTCCCTGACCGAGACCGGGGTGCGGTCACTCACCAGCACCCCGCCCACCCTGGAGGAACTCTTCCTCCGGCACTACGCCGACGACGCCACCGCGGTGAGCGCGCGATGA
- a CDS encoding GbsR/MarR family transcriptional regulator yields the protein MTTTNDEAVSRFVERFAAELTEAGMQRMAARVFAALLASESASLTSAQLAEQLRISPAAVSGAIRYLSQVSMVSRERDPGTRRERYVLHNELWYETFTRRDQVLTRWEKVLRDGAETLGPDTAAGARTAETAEFFAFLQEEMLGMMDRWRARREGRATS from the coding sequence ATGACGACGACCAACGACGAGGCGGTCTCCCGCTTCGTGGAGCGCTTCGCCGCCGAACTGACCGAAGCCGGCATGCAACGGATGGCCGCGCGGGTCTTCGCGGCGCTCCTCGCCTCCGAATCGGCCTCCCTGACGTCGGCTCAGCTCGCCGAGCAGCTCCGGATCAGCCCGGCTGCCGTCTCCGGCGCCATCCGCTACCTCTCCCAGGTCAGCATGGTCAGCCGGGAGCGCGACCCGGGGACCCGGCGCGAGCGCTACGTCCTGCACAACGAGCTCTGGTACGAGACCTTCACACGGCGGGACCAGGTCCTGACCCGCTGGGAGAAGGTGCTGCGCGACGGCGCCGAGACGCTCGGACCGGACACGGCGGCGGGCGCCCGGACCGCCGAGACGGCGGAGTTCTTCGCCTTCCTGCAGGAGGAGATGCTCGGGATGATGGACCGCTGGCGCGCCCGGCGGGAGGGACGCGCCACCTCGTAG
- a CDS encoding diacylglycerol kinase, with protein MSAHDQLLVVIDPVARRNDGESVRIAKDVLCAGAEAKICLPSSPEEFSRALARRGARRPVVIGDDRALLRTVTLLHRERELSGGALSLVPVGPPGSLGVTRALGVPQNAVSAARAVLDGTVRRLDLLVDDSDGVVLGDLSIPATRATAASPVPPSVWDTCRSLVRTLVRPAPGQVAVRTHRLRVEADGVLLSDVNEPVEGVTVRSLAGAAEVTVHPPAAPPLQTTAGVLTVSGPDFRYRADSVVSGPVRRRTWTVRPQAWGLTLPRAPETHR; from the coding sequence GTGTCGGCTCACGACCAGCTGCTGGTGGTCATCGACCCGGTCGCCCGCCGGAATGACGGCGAGTCCGTACGGATCGCGAAAGATGTGTTGTGTGCGGGAGCAGAGGCGAAGATCTGCCTCCCGAGCAGCCCGGAGGAGTTCTCCCGGGCGCTGGCCAGGCGAGGGGCGCGCCGCCCCGTGGTGATAGGCGACGACCGTGCACTGCTACGCACGGTGACGCTGCTGCACCGGGAGCGTGAGCTCTCCGGGGGCGCGCTCTCGCTGGTACCGGTCGGTCCGCCGGGTTCTCTCGGGGTGACGCGGGCGCTCGGCGTGCCACAGAACGCGGTGTCGGCGGCCCGCGCGGTGCTCGACGGCACCGTCCGCCGCCTCGATCTGCTCGTCGACGACAGTGACGGGGTCGTCCTGGGCGATCTGAGCATCCCGGCGACGCGGGCCACGGCGGCCTCCCCCGTGCCGCCCTCGGTCTGGGACACCTGCCGTTCCCTGGTCCGTACGCTCGTCCGGCCGGCCCCGGGGCAGGTCGCGGTCCGCACCCACCGGCTGCGGGTGGAGGCGGACGGCGTCCTGCTCAGCGATGTGAACGAGCCGGTGGAGGGTGTGACGGTCCGCTCGCTGGCCGGCGCGGCCGAGGTCACGGTCCACCCCCCGGCCGCCCCGCCCCTCCAGACGACCGCGGGCGTCCTCACGGTCTCGGGCCCGGACTTCCGCTACCGCGCGGACAGCGTGGTGTCGGGCCCGGTGCGGCGCCGGACATGGACGGTACGACCGCAGGCATGGGGGCTGACCCTGCCGAGGGCCCCGGAGACGCACCGCTGA
- a CDS encoding adenylosuccinate synthase: MPALVLLGAQWGDEGKGKATDLLGGSVDYVVRYQGGNNAGHTVVVGDQKYALHLLPSGILSPGCTPVIGNGVVVDPAVLLSELSGLNERGVDTSKLLISGNAHLITPYNVTLDKVTERFLGKRKIGTTGRGIGPTYADKINRVGIRVQDLYDESILSQKVEAALEGKNQLLAKLYNRRAIEAAQIVEEMLQYAEQIKPFVADTTLILNQALDEDKVVLFEGGQGTLLDVDHGTYPFVTSSNPTAGGACTGAGVGPTKISRVIGILKAYTTRVGAGPFPTELFDEDGEALRRIGGERGVTTGRDRRCGWFDAVIARYATRVNGLTDFFLTKLDVLTGWEQIPVCVAYEIDGKRVEELPYSQTDFHHAKPVYEMLPGWSEDITKAKTFADLPKNAQAYVKALEEMSGAPISAIGVGPGRTETIEINSFL; this comes from the coding sequence GTGCCCGCACTTGTGCTGCTCGGTGCTCAGTGGGGTGACGAGGGCAAGGGAAAGGCCACCGACCTCCTCGGTGGATCCGTTGATTATGTGGTGCGATACCAGGGTGGCAACAACGCCGGCCACACGGTCGTCGTCGGCGACCAGAAGTACGCACTGCACCTTCTCCCTTCCGGAATCCTCTCCCCGGGGTGTACCCCGGTGATCGGAAACGGTGTCGTCGTCGACCCGGCGGTCCTGCTCTCCGAGCTGAGCGGGCTGAACGAGCGTGGCGTGGACACGTCCAAGCTCCTTATCAGCGGTAACGCGCATCTCATCACGCCGTACAACGTGACGCTCGACAAGGTGACGGAACGCTTCCTCGGGAAGCGCAAGATCGGCACCACCGGCCGGGGCATCGGCCCGACCTACGCGGACAAGATCAACCGCGTCGGCATCCGGGTCCAGGACCTCTACGACGAGTCGATCCTCTCCCAGAAGGTCGAGGCGGCGCTGGAGGGCAAGAACCAACTCCTCGCCAAGCTCTACAACCGCCGCGCCATCGAAGCCGCGCAGATCGTCGAGGAGATGCTCCAGTACGCGGAGCAGATCAAGCCCTTCGTGGCCGACACCACCCTCATCCTCAACCAGGCGCTGGACGAGGACAAGGTCGTGCTCTTCGAGGGCGGCCAGGGCACCCTGCTCGACGTCGACCACGGCACCTACCCCTTCGTCACCTCCTCGAACCCGACCGCGGGCGGCGCCTGCACCGGTGCCGGCGTGGGCCCGACGAAGATCAGCCGGGTCATCGGCATCCTCAAGGCGTACACGACCCGCGTCGGCGCCGGCCCGTTCCCGACGGAGCTGTTCGACGAGGACGGCGAGGCGCTGCGCCGCATCGGCGGCGAGCGTGGCGTCACCACCGGCCGCGACCGCCGCTGCGGATGGTTCGACGCGGTCATCGCCCGCTACGCGACCCGCGTCAACGGCCTGACCGACTTCTTCCTCACCAAGCTCGACGTGCTCACCGGCTGGGAACAGATCCCGGTCTGCGTCGCCTACGAGATCGACGGCAAGCGCGTCGAGGAGCTGCCCTACTCGCAGACCGACTTCCACCACGCGAAGCCCGTCTACGAGATGCTGCCGGGCTGGTCCGAGGACATCACCAAGGCGAAGACCTTCGCCGACCTGCCGAAGAACGCGCAGGCGTACGTGAAGGCCCTGGAGGAGATGTCGGGCGCCCCGATCTCCGCGATCGGTGTCGGCCCCGGCCGGACCGAGACCATCGAGATCAACTCCTTCCTGTAG
- a CDS encoding serine/threonine-protein kinase: MEPLNAEDPVGIGPFRLLGRLGVGGMGRVFLARSADGRTVAVKVVHAELAAQDEFRRRFTREVAALERVGGAGTAPVLASDTAAVSPWVAIGYVPGPSLRAVVAADHGPLPPSTVRGVAAGLGRALTHIHAAGLVHRDLKPSNVLLTVDGPRIIDFGIARAVDTVTDGGLTRTGAVVGSPGFMSPEQVRGERLTPASDLFCLGSVLAYAATGRSPFGTADSGVHATMFRIAHDEPDLTGLAPELVGLVRACLAKNPADRPTATELAETVELAGPWLPADLLALLEAHAAEVLEAQARAVASGATGGGSACDTTPVPSARPSGRWRRTGLVATAVVLAVAAGLAYAFRPDPSAGTGELKNRDRGGGLSAHPGGIVPPAFLGSWEGVVRGSAEHPRETARFDIAQGAVGAKNVGYVQVTEERLCMGHSRLVSADEDALILGESDVTTGVPARRCTPAAHQSLTLRSPDVLVWTSGAARATFRRVRSGADIVPAGFLGVWKSRQDPLVYGDNADRYGDEVTVSQGPVGAPLVRVRHSFPRLDDQGGLTPDTVTCTTTALLGGAGGLLVTGPQTRDSDDWDPECGEAPSQYLRLDRSQGEERLLMSPMTDSDAAPFHRS; encoded by the coding sequence GTGGAGCCATTGAACGCGGAAGATCCGGTCGGTATCGGCCCGTTCCGCCTGCTCGGCCGGCTGGGTGTCGGCGGGATGGGCCGGGTGTTCCTGGCGCGTTCGGCGGACGGACGGACCGTCGCCGTCAAAGTGGTGCACGCGGAACTCGCCGCGCAGGACGAGTTCCGGCGCCGCTTCACCCGTGAGGTCGCCGCCCTGGAACGGGTCGGCGGCGCGGGTACCGCCCCGGTGCTCGCCTCCGACACCGCCGCCGTCTCGCCCTGGGTCGCGATCGGCTACGTCCCCGGGCCGTCGCTGCGCGCCGTGGTGGCCGCGGACCACGGGCCGCTGCCGCCCTCGACCGTACGGGGGGTGGCAGCCGGGCTGGGCCGGGCGCTCACCCATATCCACGCGGCCGGTCTGGTCCACCGCGATCTGAAACCCTCCAACGTCCTGCTCACCGTCGACGGACCGCGGATCATCGACTTCGGGATCGCCCGCGCCGTCGACACGGTCACCGACGGGGGCCTGACCCGTACCGGGGCCGTGGTCGGCTCCCCTGGTTTCATGTCTCCCGAGCAGGTGCGCGGTGAGAGACTGACACCGGCCTCCGACCTCTTCTGCCTCGGCTCGGTCCTCGCCTACGCGGCGACCGGCCGTTCGCCGTTCGGTACGGCGGACAGCGGCGTCCACGCCACCATGTTCCGCATCGCCCATGACGAGCCCGACCTGACCGGCCTCGCACCCGAGCTGGTCGGGCTGGTGCGGGCCTGCCTCGCCAAGAACCCGGCCGACCGGCCCACGGCCACCGAGCTGGCCGAGACCGTCGAGCTCGCCGGCCCGTGGCTCCCGGCGGACCTGCTCGCCCTCCTGGAGGCGCACGCCGCGGAGGTCCTGGAGGCGCAGGCGCGGGCGGTGGCGTCCGGGGCGACCGGAGGCGGGAGCGCGTGCGACACCACCCCCGTTCCTTCCGCGAGGCCGTCCGGACGGTGGCGCCGGACCGGGCTGGTCGCCACCGCCGTCGTGCTCGCCGTCGCCGCGGGACTCGCCTACGCCTTCCGGCCGGACCCCTCGGCCGGGACCGGCGAGCTGAAGAACCGTGACCGCGGCGGCGGCCTCTCCGCCCACCCGGGGGGCATCGTGCCGCCCGCGTTCCTCGGTTCCTGGGAGGGCGTGGTGCGCGGCTCCGCCGAACATCCCCGGGAGACCGCCCGCTTCGACATCGCCCAGGGGGCGGTGGGTGCGAAGAACGTCGGCTACGTCCAGGTCACCGAGGAGCGGCTGTGCATGGGCCACTCACGGCTGGTCTCCGCCGACGAGGACGCGTTGATCCTCGGGGAGTCCGACGTGACCACCGGCGTGCCGGCGCGACGCTGCACCCCGGCGGCCCACCAGAGCCTGACACTGCGCTCGCCCGACGTCCTGGTGTGGACCTCGGGTGCCGCGCGGGCCACGTTCCGCCGGGTGCGCTCGGGCGCCGACATCGTCCCGGCCGGTTTCCTGGGCGTCTGGAAGTCCCGTCAGGATCCGCTGGTCTACGGCGACAACGCGGACCGCTACGGGGACGAGGTGACCGTCTCCCAGGGCCCGGTCGGCGCCCCCCTGGTCCGCGTCCGCCACAGTTTTCCCCGCCTCGACGACCAGGGTGGTCTCACGCCCGACACGGTCACGTGCACCACCACCGCGCTCCTCGGCGGCGCGGGTGGTCTGCTGGTCACCGGCCCGCAGACCCGCGACTCCGACGACTGGGACCCCGAGTGCGGCGAGGCCCCGTCCCAGTACCTGAGGCTCGACCGCTCGCAGGGCGAGGAGCGGCTGCTGATGTCACCGATGACCGACAGCGACGCCGCCCCGTTCCACCGCTCGTAG
- a CDS encoding NADP-dependent oxidoreductase: MRVVEVTAYGGPEVLRLSRRPEPEAGEVPGRVRVRLKAAAVNQSDLRIRSGQAAGRLGDLTPPFVVGSDFAGRLLDPAPGLEAGTRVAGFVPWFEEGTGQGTYAEVVQVDPAWLAPVPDDVDFTTAASVPLSALTAQQAVDKLRLPAGSVVLVTGASGVVGRFAVQHAVAAGYRVVAVANDGDEHEVGVLGAERTVRRGAPEDVITGVLGYAPHQVDGVFDAALIGDPLLPVLKDGGVFVSATQERMPVAERGISVLAVHGTPDGARLKEILEKVAKRELITRVADVMPLEGAAEAHRRVEAGHRPGRLVLLI; the protein is encoded by the coding sequence ATGCGTGTCGTCGAAGTGACCGCCTACGGCGGCCCCGAGGTCCTGAGACTGAGCCGCCGGCCCGAGCCCGAGGCCGGTGAGGTACCGGGACGAGTCAGGGTACGGCTGAAGGCAGCGGCCGTGAACCAGTCCGACCTGAGGATCCGCTCGGGACAGGCCGCCGGCCGCCTCGGCGACCTCACGCCGCCCTTCGTGGTCGGTTCCGACTTCGCGGGCAGGCTCCTGGACCCTGCGCCGGGGCTGGAGGCGGGAACGCGGGTCGCCGGATTCGTGCCGTGGTTCGAGGAGGGCACGGGGCAAGGGACCTACGCGGAGGTCGTCCAGGTCGACCCGGCGTGGCTGGCCCCGGTACCGGACGACGTGGACTTCACCACGGCGGCCTCCGTGCCGCTGTCCGCGCTGACCGCTCAGCAGGCCGTCGACAAGCTCCGGCTGCCCGCGGGGTCGGTCGTGCTCGTGACGGGGGCGAGCGGCGTGGTCGGCCGGTTCGCCGTCCAGCACGCGGTGGCCGCCGGATACCGCGTGGTCGCCGTCGCCAACGACGGTGACGAACACGAGGTGGGGGTGCTCGGCGCCGAACGCACCGTGCGGCGCGGCGCACCGGAGGACGTGATCACCGGGGTCCTCGGCTACGCCCCGCACCAGGTGGACGGCGTCTTCGACGCGGCGCTGATCGGCGATCCGCTGCTGCCGGTCCTCAAGGACGGCGGTGTGTTCGTCTCGGCCACGCAGGAGCGGATGCCGGTCGCCGAACGCGGCATCTCCGTGCTCGCGGTGCACGGGACCCCCGACGGGGCGCGGCTGAAGGAGATCCTGGAGAAGGTGGCGAAGCGGGAGCTGATCACCCGGGTGGCCGATGTGATGCCCCTGGAGGGTGCCGCCGAGGCACACCGACGTGTGGAGGCGGGGCACCGCCCCGGCCGTCTGGTCCTGTTGATCTGA
- a CDS encoding haloalkane dehalogenase, with protein sequence MPTIDVLDSSMYYEERGPAATDGNTPLVFLHGNPTSSHLWRNVLPAIGGGRRLLAPDLIGMGRSGKPDISYDYADQARYLDAWIQAMNLREVVLVGIDWGGSLAFDWAARHPGRVRGVAFMETILRAMSWAEFPEKARDRFRAFRTPGVGEELVLERNLFIEDSFRQTVLSGPAEEDLRVYRAPYPTPASRRPMLEWPRAMPLDGEPAGVVARIGKYGDWLAASPEVPKLLLTFDGSPTLMIDPAMAAWCAENISALETRHCGPAAHQAPEDRPEVIAAAITAWADRHSLGRAR encoded by the coding sequence ATGCCCACGATCGACGTCCTCGACTCGTCGATGTACTACGAGGAGAGGGGGCCCGCAGCGACGGACGGCAACACTCCGCTCGTCTTCCTGCACGGCAACCCCACCTCCTCGCACCTCTGGCGCAATGTCCTGCCGGCGATCGGCGGCGGACGGCGCCTCCTCGCTCCCGACCTGATCGGGATGGGACGCTCCGGGAAGCCCGACATCTCCTACGACTACGCCGACCAGGCGCGATACCTCGACGCCTGGATCCAGGCGATGAACCTTCGGGAGGTCGTACTCGTCGGGATCGACTGGGGCGGGTCGCTCGCCTTCGACTGGGCCGCCCGGCATCCGGGACGGGTGCGGGGGGTGGCGTTCATGGAGACGATCCTGCGAGCGATGTCCTGGGCCGAGTTTCCGGAGAAGGCGCGGGACCGCTTCCGGGCGTTCCGGACTCCCGGGGTGGGGGAGGAGCTCGTCCTGGAGCGGAACCTCTTCATCGAGGACTCGTTCCGGCAGACCGTCCTGTCCGGACCGGCCGAGGAAGACCTCCGTGTCTACCGGGCGCCGTATCCGACGCCCGCGTCCCGCCGGCCGATGCTGGAGTGGCCGCGCGCCATGCCGCTGGACGGCGAGCCGGCCGGGGTCGTCGCCCGTATCGGGAAGTACGGCGACTGGCTGGCCGCCAGCCCGGAAGTACCCAAGCTGCTGCTGACCTTCGACGGTTCGCCGACCCTGATGATCGACCCGGCCATGGCGGCCTGGTGCGCGGAGAACATATCCGCCCTGGAGACGCGCCACTGCGGGCCCGCGGCCCATCAGGCACCCGAGGACCGGCCGGAGGTGATCGCGGCCGCGATCACCGCCTGGGCGGACCGCCACTCCCTGGGACGCGCCCGGTGA
- a CDS encoding MarR family winged helix-turn-helix transcriptional regulator: MSTERGGDPGGAASARRGEVSDRGEVPDGAGWAESSGASGMAPMAATPGATDASQGAEPDERLTPARLRGMPSRLLALTAARADRLVSASLAEEDARKWHYTVLVSLDEFGPTSQAGLSRRTGIYRSDLVAVINELAERGLVERAPDPGDRRRNVITLTARGHARLRRLDAVLEAAQEELMEPLSVAERALLTGLLERVLRH, from the coding sequence ATGAGCACAGAACGTGGAGGCGACCCCGGGGGAGCGGCTTCGGCCCGGCGGGGCGAGGTGTCCGACAGGGGCGAGGTGCCCGACGGCGCCGGCTGGGCCGAGTCGTCGGGCGCGTCGGGCATGGCGCCGATGGCGGCGACGCCCGGGGCCACCGATGCAAGCCAGGGCGCCGAGCCGGATGAACGGCTGACTCCGGCCCGGCTGCGTGGCATGCCCAGCCGCCTGCTCGCGCTGACCGCCGCGCGGGCGGATCGCCTGGTCAGCGCGAGTCTCGCCGAGGAGGATGCCCGGAAATGGCACTACACCGTGCTCGTCTCGCTCGACGAGTTCGGCCCGACCAGCCAGGCCGGGCTGAGTCGCCGGACCGGCATCTACCGCAGCGACCTCGTCGCCGTCATCAACGAACTCGCCGAGCGCGGGCTTGTCGAGCGCGCCCCCGACCCCGGTGACCGCCGCCGCAACGTCATCACGCTGACCGCCCGCGGCCATGCGCGGCTCCGGCGTCTCGACGCGGTGCTCGAAGCCGCCCAGGAGGAGTTGATGGAGCCGCTCTCCGTGGCGGAGCGGGCCTTGCTGACCGGTCTGCTGGAGCGCGTACTGAGGCACTGA